In Natronomonas halophila, one DNA window encodes the following:
- a CDS encoding PrkA family serine protein kinase — translation MKDMESLEELSKEYRNSIPSDLRQTRSFDWYLEELYDDPKIARNAHQRVADMFDHYGTTYDEDEGVVEYDLAAEDPLGDGENTFYGRVIHEAIHEFVNKVKSGARGLGPEKRIKLLLGPVGSGKSDFDRQVRRYYEDYTTREAGRMYTFRWTGLCDILHDQDPADDVVRSPMNQDPIVLLPLEQRQQVIDDLNDLLDAPYTIRNEQALDPASEFYMDKLLEHYDDDLQQVLENHVEVIRLLADENKRQAIETFEPKDKKNQDETELTGDVNYSKIAVYGESDPRAFDYSGAFCNANRGIFSGEELLKLQREFLYDFLHASQEQTIKPKNNPRIDIDQVIVGRTNMPEYRDKKGDEKMEAFNDRTKRIDFPYVLQYEEEARIYEKMLGNADVPDMHVEPHTLQMAGLFGVLTRIEEPDGGNISIVQKTKAYNGEIDEGEDIDIKKLQDEAEAVADIGEGMDGVSPRFIGDEIAEAIMDSMHRGRGFLSPLTTFNHLEENLENHGSISEEHFEEYYRFLELVREEYKERAIEDVRHALAYDLDEIQRQGEKYMDHVMAYIDDDTVEDEITGREQDPDEKFLRAVEEKLNVPEDRKDDFRQEVANWVSRRAREGETFEPQDNDRLRRALERKLWEDKKHNINFSALVSSGELDDDERNAWVDALEEQGYSNEGAKEVLEFAGAEVAKAEMEEE, via the coding sequence ATGAAGGACATGGAATCCCTCGAGGAACTCAGCAAGGAGTACAGGAACTCGATTCCGTCGGACCTCCGGCAGACCCGGTCGTTCGACTGGTATCTCGAAGAGCTGTACGACGACCCGAAAATCGCCCGCAACGCCCACCAGCGCGTGGCGGATATGTTCGACCACTACGGGACGACCTACGACGAGGACGAAGGCGTCGTCGAATACGACTTAGCCGCCGAAGACCCACTCGGCGACGGCGAGAACACCTTCTACGGCCGGGTCATCCACGAGGCGATACACGAGTTCGTCAACAAGGTGAAGTCGGGCGCCCGTGGTCTCGGGCCCGAAAAGCGCATCAAACTCCTGCTCGGGCCGGTCGGCTCCGGGAAGTCCGACTTCGACCGACAGGTCCGGCGGTACTACGAGGATTACACCACCCGCGAGGCGGGACGGATGTACACCTTCCGCTGGACCGGGCTGTGTGATATCCTCCACGACCAGGACCCCGCCGACGACGTCGTCCGGTCGCCGATGAATCAGGACCCCATCGTCCTGCTGCCGCTCGAACAGCGCCAGCAGGTCATCGACGACCTGAACGACCTGCTGGATGCGCCCTACACCATCCGCAACGAGCAGGCGCTGGACCCCGCAAGCGAGTTCTACATGGACAAACTGCTGGAACACTACGATGACGACCTCCAGCAGGTCCTCGAAAACCACGTCGAGGTCATCCGCCTGCTCGCCGACGAGAACAAACGGCAGGCCATCGAGACGTTCGAACCCAAGGACAAGAAAAATCAAGACGAGACGGAGTTGACCGGCGACGTCAATTACTCGAAAATCGCCGTCTACGGCGAATCCGACCCGCGTGCGTTCGACTACTCGGGGGCGTTCTGTAACGCCAACCGGGGTATCTTCTCCGGCGAGGAACTGCTCAAACTCCAGCGGGAGTTCCTCTATGACTTCCTGCACGCCTCACAGGAACAGACCATCAAGCCGAAGAACAACCCCCGAATCGACATCGACCAGGTCATCGTCGGTCGGACGAACATGCCCGAATATCGGGATAAAAAGGGCGACGAGAAGATGGAGGCGTTCAACGACCGGACCAAGCGCATCGACTTCCCCTACGTCCTCCAGTACGAGGAGGAGGCCCGCATCTACGAGAAGATGCTGGGCAACGCCGACGTGCCCGATATGCACGTCGAACCCCACACCCTCCAGATGGCCGGCCTCTTCGGCGTCCTCACGCGCATCGAGGAACCCGATGGTGGCAACATCTCCATCGTTCAGAAGACCAAGGCCTACAACGGCGAAATCGACGAGGGCGAGGATATCGACATCAAGAAACTGCAGGACGAGGCCGAAGCCGTCGCCGATATCGGCGAGGGGATGGACGGCGTCTCCCCGCGATTCATCGGCGACGAAATCGCCGAGGCAATCATGGACTCGATGCACCGCGGCCGCGGGTTCCTCTCGCCGCTGACGACGTTCAACCACCTCGAGGAGAACCTCGAGAACCACGGTTCCATCTCCGAGGAGCACTTCGAGGAGTACTACCGATTCCTCGAGTTGGTCCGCGAGGAGTACAAGGAACGCGCCATCGAGGACGTCCGCCACGCGCTGGCCTACGACCTCGACGAGATCCAGCGGCAGGGCGAGAAGTACATGGACCACGTCATGGCCTACATCGACGACGACACCGTCGAAGACGAGATTACGGGCCGCGAACAGGACCCCGACGAGAAGTTCCTCCGGGCGGTCGAGGAGAAACTCAACGTTCCCGAGGACCGCAAGGACGACTTCCGGCAGGAGGTCGCCAACTGGGTCTCCCGTCGCGCACGCGAGGGTGAGACGTTCGAACCGCAGGACAACGACCGTCTGCGTCGCGCACTCGAACGCAAACTCTGGGAGGACAAGAAACACAACATCAACTTCTCGGCGCTGGTCTCCAGCGGCGAGTTAGACGACGACGAGCGCAACGCCTGGGTCGATGCCCTCGAAGAGCAGGGTTACAGCAACGAGGGCGCAAAGGAGGTGCTGGAGTTCGCCGGCGCCGAAGTCGCCAAAGCCGAAATGGAAGAGGAATGA
- a CDS encoding DUF5820 family protein codes for MLDESALGDGWTVWNAEDDRVILAYRPDVFNGSDFPSACLPTIYVTRGRRSRRPEGNRNLPPDAPWMVTLYLEPEVNRDPDSYDSIAEAVEGAEALSRRFSEGDIDYRGLYQVPREGYFAKLDDLTGRQ; via the coding sequence ATGCTCGATGAATCGGCCCTCGGCGACGGCTGGACGGTCTGGAACGCCGAGGACGACCGCGTCATCCTCGCCTATCGACCCGACGTCTTCAACGGCTCCGACTTCCCCTCGGCCTGTCTGCCCACCATCTACGTCACGCGCGGCCGCCGGAGCCGCCGCCCCGAGGGCAACCGGAACCTCCCGCCGGACGCCCCGTGGATGGTCACCCTCTATCTGGAACCGGAGGTCAACCGCGACCCCGACTCCTACGACAGCATCGCCGAGGCCGTCGAGGGCGCCGAAGCCCTCTCGCGGCGCTTTTCCGAGGGCGACATCGACTACCGCGGGCTCTATCAGGTGCCGCGCGAGGGGTACTTCGCGAAACTCGACGACCTGACCGGCCGCCAGTAG
- a CDS encoding UPF0179 family protein, protein MSKVTLIGERLAEVGTEFIYGGESPACEGCPYRGQCLNLTEGRRYRVTSVRDSGTLECAVHDTGVTAVEVEPAPVLANVPSNAAYAGSKAELAGPCPYTECPSHEFCEPAGAEFDEEHQIKEVVGDPPHDYCMLDRDLTLVEFAPEEDE, encoded by the coding sequence ATGTCGAAGGTCACGCTCATCGGCGAACGGCTCGCGGAGGTGGGCACCGAGTTCATTTATGGCGGCGAATCGCCCGCCTGCGAGGGCTGTCCCTACCGCGGGCAATGTCTCAACCTCACCGAGGGCCGCCGCTACCGCGTGACCAGCGTCCGCGATTCCGGCACCCTCGAATGTGCCGTCCACGACACCGGCGTCACCGCCGTCGAAGTCGAACCCGCGCCCGTGCTGGCGAACGTCCCCTCGAACGCAGCCTACGCCGGCAGCAAGGCCGAACTCGCCGGCCCCTGTCCGTACACCGAATGTCCGAGCCACGAGTTCTGCGAACCCGCCGGCGCCGAGTTCGACGAGGAACACCAGATCAAAGAGGTCGTCGGCGACCCGCCGCACGACTACTGCATGCTGGACCGGGACCTCACGCTCGTCGAGTTCGCGCCGGAAGAAGACGAATAG
- a CDS encoding succinylglutamate desuccinylase/aspartoacylase domain-containing protein, with translation MRVETLGDGEPEVAIVGGIHGDEPCGPKAVEALLDADLDVERPVKLIVANEKALEKGVRYVEEDLNRAFPGAPDADTHEGRLAHELLTEIRGCEILSLHSTQSYAAPFALVDEMDGHGRSICPYLSVEAVVETAGYSTGRLIAYPDVIELECGIQRSAAAAENAERLAREFLVATSVLAGTEQPRRDHRLPVFRMERQIPKPDAEEYEVFVDNFERVGEGEAFAAADGEVLHAEFPFYPILLSAYGYENEFGYAGDLVARLDGDEPPVPTTESASARAEGPNR, from the coding sequence ATGCGTGTCGAGACGCTGGGTGACGGCGAACCCGAGGTCGCAATCGTCGGAGGGATTCACGGCGACGAGCCGTGCGGCCCGAAAGCCGTCGAAGCCCTGCTTGACGCCGACCTCGACGTCGAGCGGCCGGTAAAACTCATCGTCGCCAACGAGAAAGCCCTTGAGAAGGGCGTCCGCTACGTCGAGGAGGACCTCAACCGCGCCTTCCCCGGCGCGCCGGACGCCGACACCCACGAGGGGCGACTGGCCCACGAACTCCTCACGGAGATTCGGGGCTGTGAAATCCTCTCGCTGCACTCGACCCAGTCCTACGCCGCGCCCTTCGCGCTCGTCGACGAGATGGACGGCCACGGCCGCTCCATCTGTCCGTACCTCTCGGTCGAAGCCGTCGTCGAGACGGCCGGCTACAGCACGGGCCGACTCATCGCCTACCCCGACGTTATCGAACTGGAGTGTGGCATCCAGCGATCCGCGGCGGCCGCCGAGAACGCCGAACGGCTTGCCCGCGAGTTCCTCGTCGCGACGAGCGTCCTCGCCGGTACCGAACAGCCGCGTCGGGACCACCGCCTGCCCGTCTTCCGGATGGAGCGGCAGATTCCCAAACCCGACGCCGAGGAATACGAGGTGTTCGTCGATAACTTCGAGCGGGTCGGCGAGGGCGAAGCCTTCGCCGCCGCCGACGGCGAGGTACTGCACGCGGAGTTCCCGTTCTATCCCATCCTGCTTTCGGCCTACGGCTACGAGAACGAGTTCGGCTACGCCGGCGACCTCGTGGCCCGTCTAGACGGTGACGAACCGCCGGTGCCGACGACCGAAAGCGCCTCGGCGCGTGCCGAGGGTCCGAACCGGTAG
- a CDS encoding peroxidase-related enzyme (This protein belongs to a clade of uncharacterized proteins related to peroxidases such as the alkylhydroperoxidase AhpD.) codes for MNEDAMGRFPVPDREEIPDDILERIDEETEDAGFTPNVFPAFAYKPSHFRAFFDYHDALTEDTSLEREEIEMLVVTVSGVNDCLYCVVAHGALLRIFAEAPKLADQLATNHRTADLSDQHREMLDFAEKLTESPGKVDDEDLKRLREVGFSTEEIWDIASVVSVFNLSNRMATVADIRPNDEFYDMAR; via the coding sequence ATGAACGAGGATGCTATGGGCCGGTTCCCGGTCCCCGACCGCGAGGAGATTCCGGACGATATCCTGGAACGCATCGACGAGGAGACCGAAGACGCCGGTTTCACGCCGAACGTCTTTCCGGCCTTCGCCTACAAACCGAGCCACTTCCGGGCGTTTTTCGACTACCACGACGCCCTGACCGAGGACACGTCGCTGGAACGCGAGGAAATCGAGATGCTCGTCGTCACGGTCTCGGGCGTCAACGACTGTCTGTACTGCGTGGTCGCCCACGGCGCGCTCTTGCGCATCTTCGCGGAGGCGCCGAAACTCGCCGACCAACTGGCGACGAACCACCGGACGGCTGACCTCTCCGACCAGCACCGCGAGATGCTGGATTTCGCCGAGAAACTCACCGAATCGCCCGGCAAGGTCGACGACGAGGACCTCAAGCGACTCCGCGAGGTCGGCTTCTCGACCGAGGAAATCTGGGACATCGCGAGCGTCGTCTCCGTGTTCAACCTCTCGAACCGGATGGCGACAGTGGCCGACATCCGCCCGAACGACGAGTTCTACGATATGGCCCGATAG
- a CDS encoding metal-dependent hydrolase, translating to MYKTGHYGAALLLYAPVGYLLLSVDPGLAVLGGLGSVAFSRVPDYDLRVPGIQHRGVTHTLLFLGVVTAVLSGACLVFAEQFGTDPTLTAGLGALVGVVAIGSHLLADALTPSGVPLLWPLSSRRFSVSVATASNPIANYGLLVLGVALTVALGYFAGQA from the coding sequence ATGTACAAGACGGGCCACTACGGGGCCGCGCTGTTGCTGTACGCCCCGGTCGGCTATCTCCTGTTGTCGGTCGACCCCGGGCTTGCGGTCCTCGGCGGCCTCGGGTCGGTCGCCTTCTCGCGGGTTCCCGACTACGACCTCCGGGTACCGGGCATCCAGCACCGCGGCGTCACTCATACCCTGCTCTTCTTGGGCGTCGTCACCGCCGTCCTTTCGGGGGCGTGTCTGGTCTTCGCCGAACAGTTCGGGACCGACCCGACGCTGACGGCCGGCCTCGGCGCACTCGTCGGCGTCGTCGCCATCGGCTCGCACCTGCTGGCCGACGCGCTGACGCCTTCGGGTGTGCCGCTGCTGTGGCCGCTGTCGAGTCGCCGCTTTTCGGTCAGCGTGGCGACGGCCTCGAACCCCATCGCCAACTACGGCCTGCTCGTTTTGGGCGTCGCCCTCACCGTCGCCCTCGGCTATTTCGCCGGACAGGCCTGA
- a CDS encoding class I adenylate-forming enzyme family protein: protein MGDLPSMAAHRYGDKTALTFMGQETSFSELEARANSVANVLVDNGVEPGDRVGLYIPNTDQFPESYFGAMKAGAIPVPLNLRMDPNTLEFVLQDGDVDHMIGSPLLAGGMDTEEGRIEGPTELAGRAGVSNVYVSGVSEDDVVNYSQATAEASDEFDTVDRDYDDVAVQPYTSGTTGKPKGVLLTHKNLLSTIESYEKGGLPIDPDDSIVLVLPLFHIYALNAIQGTYLYNGAKMHMIPRPDPEMILSTISQNEVTNFAGVPALYNMMWQVYREDPDAYDMESLTDVICAAAPLADDTRRTIEEAWGVPMTEGWGMTETGPAGCVEPSRGVRKSAGCIGPALRGVDLKLVDPETRETRISVDDLEPHPSDDIDFTDEEQVTGEIAINGPTIFEGYYNRPEKTSAVFDDEGWFYTEDIARVDEDGYFWMVDRADDMIIAGGENIYPAEVEDALYEHPDVAEAAVVAAPHEIKGEAPVAFVVLEEGSDVSEDELRDFSLDHVATYAHPRRIWFIDELPRSATQKVQRYKLEEEVEERLDGGSLGSSEEL from the coding sequence ATGGGGGACCTGCCGTCGATGGCAGCCCACCGGTACGGCGACAAGACGGCCCTCACGTTCATGGGCCAGGAGACGTCGTTCAGCGAACTGGAGGCGAGAGCCAACAGCGTCGCGAACGTCCTCGTCGACAACGGCGTCGAACCGGGCGACCGGGTCGGCCTCTATATCCCGAACACCGACCAGTTCCCCGAATCCTACTTCGGCGCGATGAAGGCCGGTGCCATCCCGGTACCGCTGAACCTCCGGATGGACCCGAACACGCTGGAGTTCGTCCTGCAGGACGGGGACGTCGACCACATGATCGGGTCGCCGCTCTTGGCCGGTGGAATGGACACCGAGGAAGGCCGCATCGAGGGCCCCACCGAACTCGCCGGCCGCGCCGGCGTCTCGAACGTCTACGTCTCCGGCGTCAGCGAGGACGACGTCGTCAACTACTCGCAGGCGACCGCCGAGGCATCCGACGAGTTCGACACCGTCGACCGGGATTACGACGACGTGGCGGTCCAGCCCTACACCTCCGGGACGACGGGCAAGCCGAAGGGCGTCCTTCTGACCCACAAGAACCTGCTGTCGACCATCGAATCCTACGAGAAGGGCGGCCTCCCCATCGACCCCGACGACAGCATCGTCCTCGTGCTCCCACTCTTCCACATCTACGCGCTCAACGCCATTCAGGGCACCTACCTCTACAACGGCGCGAAGATGCACATGATTCCGCGTCCGGACCCCGAGATGATTCTCTCGACCATCTCCCAAAACGAGGTCACGAACTTCGCCGGCGTCCCCGCCCTCTACAACATGATGTGGCAGGTCTACCGGGAGGACCCCGACGCCTACGACATGGAATCGCTGACCGACGTCATCTGTGCGGCGGCACCCCTCGCGGACGACACCCGCCGGACCATCGAGGAGGCGTGGGGCGTCCCGATGACCGAAGGCTGGGGGATGACAGAAACCGGGCCGGCCGGCTGTGTCGAACCCTCTCGCGGCGTCCGCAAGTCCGCGGGCTGTATCGGCCCGGCGCTCCGCGGCGTCGACCTCAAACTCGTCGACCCCGAGACCCGAGAGACCCGCATCTCGGTCGACGACCTCGAACCCCACCCCAGCGACGACATCGACTTCACTGACGAGGAGCAGGTCACCGGCGAAATCGCCATCAACGGGCCGACGATCTTCGAAGGCTACTACAACCGGCCCGAGAAGACCAGCGCCGTCTTCGACGACGAGGGCTGGTTCTACACCGAGGACATCGCTCGCGTCGACGAGGACGGCTACTTCTGGATGGTCGACCGCGCCGACGACATGATTATCGCCGGCGGGGAGAACATCTACCCCGCCGAAGTCGAGGACGCCCTCTACGAACATCCCGACGTCGCCGAGGCCGCCGTCGTCGCCGCACCCCACGAAATCAAGGGCGAAGCGCCGGTCGCCTTCGTCGTCCTCGAAGAGGGTTCGGACGTCTCCGAGGACGAACTGCGGGATTTCAGCCTCGACCACGTCGCCACCTACGCCCACCCGCGCCGCATCTGGTTCATCGACGAACTCCCGCGCAGCGCGACCCAGAAGGTCCAGCGGTACAAACTCGAAGAGGAAGTCGAAGAACGCCTCGACGGCGGGTCGCTCGGCTCCAGCGAGGAACTGTAA
- a CDS encoding RNA methyltransferase — MTPNISVAVVDPETPGNVGTIARGMKNFGLSDLYLVNPPELDPEGEAYGFAGHAREDVLPNATEVDFDYLVDNFYTVATTAITNEDATKHVRYPFLKPEDLADELGDLDTDVCIVFGRERVGLSNDELARLDRICSIPADDEYPVLNLAQAATIVLYELRELTVEETQHPDNPHERANEHEIEGLYGTFDDYLHDVGHPTEKIDKTNRLFRRLIARAQPTGREARTMRGVLRRGAKIGNGEIPRPDEDDE, encoded by the coding sequence GTGACGCCGAACATCTCCGTCGCCGTCGTCGACCCCGAGACGCCCGGCAACGTCGGCACCATCGCCCGCGGGATGAAGAACTTCGGCCTCTCGGACCTCTATCTCGTGAACCCGCCCGAACTGGACCCCGAGGGCGAGGCCTACGGCTTCGCCGGCCACGCCCGCGAGGACGTCCTCCCGAACGCCACGGAGGTCGATTTCGACTACCTCGTCGACAACTTCTATACGGTCGCCACCACGGCGATTACCAACGAGGACGCCACGAAGCACGTCCGGTATCCCTTCCTCAAACCCGAGGACCTCGCCGACGAACTCGGGGACCTCGATACGGACGTCTGTATCGTCTTCGGCCGCGAACGCGTCGGCCTCTCGAACGACGAACTCGCACGGCTGGACCGCATCTGCTCGATTCCGGCTGACGACGAGTATCCGGTCCTCAATCTCGCACAGGCCGCGACAATCGTCCTCTACGAACTCCGGGAGTTGACCGTCGAGGAGACACAGCATCCCGACAATCCGCACGAACGCGCTAACGAACACGAAATCGAGGGTCTCTACGGGACGTTCGACGATTACCTCCACGACGTCGGCCATCCCACGGAGAAAATCGACAAGACGAACCGGCTGTTCCGCCGGCTAATCGCCCGTGCGCAGCCGACCGGCCGGGAGGCCCGAACGATGCGCGGCGTGTTGCGCCGCGGCGCGAAAATCGGCAACGGCGAGATTCCGCGCCCCGACGAGGACGACGAATAA
- a CDS encoding dihydropteroate synthase produces the protein MRTVDVGGVPVGDGHPPRIMGVLNMSVESNYDPSVHGTPEQAVEFAEEELIAEGADIIDVGLQSSNPKNDWLPPETELERLDKALAVMDAVETDENVAWSIETRYSEVAERALDGGFDLVNDVCGWADPKMPGVCEDQDAAVIKMASPPDIKSPGHLKTIDDVFEALQRGGFTDKTIIDPAFGGWYDEKTYEDNWEMFRRLREFRAFGRPIVTATNREDFLGDIADRPDTEDQLPVSLAAATMEVERGAHIIRTHDVAETRDVALVAHHLGDDRRVADDEARVVELTGTTRREVERSMTLRDGTGDPEDGATLSFLVGELPDADREALVAATEDAGGVVGLGDGDCYLTGTVSTLREVASAVSGRSEELSVVAGEIRAAAGRHT, from the coding sequence ATGCGAACTGTCGACGTTGGCGGGGTCCCGGTCGGCGACGGCCACCCCCCGCGCATCATGGGCGTGCTCAACATGAGCGTCGAGTCGAACTACGACCCGAGCGTCCACGGGACGCCGGAGCAGGCGGTCGAATTCGCCGAGGAGGAACTCATCGCCGAGGGCGCCGACATCATCGACGTCGGCCTGCAGTCCTCGAACCCGAAGAACGACTGGCTGCCGCCGGAGACGGAACTCGAACGACTGGACAAGGCGCTGGCGGTCATGGACGCCGTCGAGACCGACGAGAACGTCGCGTGGTCCATCGAGACGCGCTACTCGGAGGTCGCCGAGCGCGCGCTTGACGGCGGCTTCGACCTCGTCAACGACGTCTGTGGCTGGGCCGACCCGAAGATGCCCGGCGTCTGTGAGGACCAAGACGCCGCGGTCATCAAGATGGCAAGCCCGCCGGATATCAAGAGTCCGGGCCACCTGAAGACCATCGACGATGTCTTCGAGGCGCTCCAGCGCGGCGGCTTCACGGACAAGACCATCATCGACCCGGCCTTCGGAGGCTGGTACGACGAGAAGACCTACGAGGACAACTGGGAGATGTTCCGCCGCCTCCGGGAGTTCCGCGCCTTCGGCCGCCCCATCGTCACCGCGACGAACCGCGAGGACTTCCTCGGCGATATCGCCGACCGGCCCGACACCGAGGACCAGTTGCCGGTTAGCCTCGCCGCGGCGACGATGGAAGTCGAACGCGGCGCCCACATCATCCGCACCCACGACGTCGCCGAGACACGGGACGTCGCGCTCGTCGCCCACCACCTCGGCGATGACCGGCGCGTCGCCGACGACGAGGCACGCGTCGTCGAGCTGACCGGGACGACCCGCCGGGAGGTCGAACGGAGCATGACCCTCCGGGACGGAACCGGCGACCCCGAGGACGGCGCGACGCTTTCCTTCCTCGTCGGTGAGTTGCCCGATGCCGACCGCGAGGCGCTCGTGGCCGCGACCGAAGACGCCGGCGGCGTGGTCGGACTGGGCGACGGCGACTGTTATCTGACGGGTACCGTCTCGACGCTTCGAGAGGTCGCGTCCGCCGTAAGCGGTCGCTCCGAGGAACTCTCGGTCGTCGCCGGCGAAATTCGGGCCGCTGCGGGCCGCCACACCTGA
- a CDS encoding alpha,alpha-trehalose-phosphate synthase (UDP-forming) codes for MQDFDGSPLDADSLAVVSNREPYSHGYGPDGIEVSRPKGGLVTALDGVLREAGGTWIAWGSGDADFGPEIADDGVVPMPPETGEYTLRRVPLKRQQVEDYYYGYSNQVLWPVCHLSTEHIRVEPGFWNAYEAVNRQFAEEIIASGHETVWFQDYHLARAPRHVRTERPEASLAQFWHIPWPHPDAFAVTPHTEDLLDGLLANDAVGFHTEQYRRNFLRCVDALLDPEAVDFEAGTVGYRDRATETFVAPIGVDPESIAAKARADDASGFWNALRKRHDFDEETTVALGVDRLDYTKGILERLDALAHLWERRPDLRERLVYVQKATESRTHIDSYRWYRREVIDRIDEINSRFATDDWTPIVYLDESVARDALLGLYRNADVCLVTSKRDGMNLVAKEFVAASRGADGVLVCSEFAGAAESLCPAAIPVNPVDIPALADAIERATDMDADERADRLGRLQRAVVDEDIESWFVTNLTHL; via the coding sequence ATGCAGGATTTCGACGGCTCCCCGCTCGACGCGGATTCGCTGGCGGTCGTCTCCAACCGGGAGCCGTACAGCCACGGATACGGGCCGGACGGTATCGAGGTGTCACGCCCGAAGGGCGGCCTCGTGACGGCGCTGGACGGCGTCCTTCGGGAGGCCGGGGGGACGTGGATTGCGTGGGGCAGCGGCGACGCGGATTTCGGCCCCGAAATCGCCGACGACGGCGTGGTACCGATGCCGCCCGAAACCGGCGAGTACACGCTCCGCCGCGTCCCGCTGAAGCGCCAGCAGGTCGAGGACTACTACTACGGCTACAGCAATCAGGTGTTGTGGCCGGTCTGCCATCTGTCGACCGAACACATCCGGGTCGAACCGGGATTCTGGAACGCCTATGAGGCGGTCAACCGCCAGTTCGCCGAGGAAATCATCGCGAGCGGCCACGAGACGGTCTGGTTTCAGGATTACCACCTCGCACGGGCGCCGCGACACGTTCGCACCGAGCGGCCCGAGGCCTCGCTGGCGCAGTTCTGGCACATCCCGTGGCCGCATCCCGACGCCTTCGCCGTGACCCCGCATACCGAGGACCTGCTCGACGGCCTGCTGGCCAACGATGCCGTCGGCTTCCATACCGAACAGTACCGCCGGAACTTCCTGCGGTGTGTCGACGCGCTTCTGGACCCCGAAGCGGTCGATTTCGAGGCGGGAACGGTCGGCTATCGCGACCGGGCGACCGAGACGTTCGTCGCCCCCATCGGCGTCGACCCCGAGTCGATAGCAGCGAAGGCCCGTGCGGACGACGCCAGCGGGTTCTGGAACGCCTTACGCAAACGCCACGACTTCGACGAGGAGACGACGGTCGCTTTGGGCGTCGACCGCCTCGACTACACGAAGGGCATCCTCGAACGTCTCGACGCGCTGGCGCATCTCTGGGAGCGCCGTCCCGACTTGCGAGAGCGGCTGGTCTACGTCCAGAAGGCGACCGAGAGCCGGACGCATATCGACTCCTACCGGTGGTATCGTCGGGAGGTCATCGACCGCATCGACGAAATCAACAGTCGGTTCGCGACCGACGACTGGACGCCCATCGTGTATCTGGACGAGTCGGTCGCACGGGACGCTCTGCTCGGCCTCTATCGGAACGCCGACGTCTGTCTGGTCACCTCGAAACGCGACGGGATGAACCTCGTCGCCAAGGAGTTCGTGGCGGCCTCCCGCGGCGCCGACGGCGTGTTGGTCTGCTCGGAGTTCGCCGGCGCCGCCGAATCGCTGTGCCCGGCGGCGATTCCGGTCAACCCGGTCGACATCCCGGCGCTGGCCGACGCCATCGAGCGGGCGACCGATATGGACGCCGACGAACGCGCCGACCGCCTCGGCCGACTCCAGCGTGCAGTTGTCGATGAGGACATCGAATCGTGGTTCGTGACAAACCTCACGCACCTTTAG
- a CDS encoding 6-hydroxymethylpterin diphosphokinase MptE-like protein → MRYDEWQPAYEAILSDFGFEKAADERARDLLAELMDDEQPRSVADIDLSGTVAVCGGAPSLVGDLDVARRADSVVAASIAADILRDAGIAVDCMVTDLDKNPETARALTEAGTPVAAHAHGDNIEALREQVPKFDASAVLPTTQADPVGSVVNLGGFTDGDRAAFLADACGADRLVFPGWEFDDPTVGRQKARKLLWAERLLRWLEMRREEEFGLLDGRRGRIELPWLAGR, encoded by the coding sequence ATGCGATACGACGAGTGGCAGCCCGCTTATGAGGCGATCCTGTCGGATTTCGGCTTCGAGAAGGCCGCTGACGAACGAGCACGGGACCTCCTCGCGGAACTGATGGACGACGAGCAACCGCGTTCGGTCGCCGATATCGACCTCTCGGGCACCGTCGCCGTCTGCGGCGGCGCACCGTCACTGGTCGGCGACCTCGACGTCGCCCGCCGGGCCGACAGCGTCGTCGCGGCCTCCATCGCCGCGGATATCCTCCGGGATGCCGGCATCGCCGTCGACTGTATGGTGACCGACCTCGACAAGAACCCCGAAACCGCCCGGGCGCTGACCGAGGCGGGAACACCCGTCGCGGCTCACGCCCACGGCGACAATATCGAGGCCCTCCGAGAGCAGGTGCCGAAGTTCGACGCCTCGGCCGTTCTACCGACGACGCAGGCCGACCCCGTCGGTTCGGTCGTCAATTTGGGCGGCTTCACCGACGGCGACCGGGCGGCGTTTCTCGCCGACGCCTGCGGCGCCGATCGGCTCGTCTTCCCCGGCTGGGAGTTCGACGACCCGACCGTCGGCCGGCAAAAGGCCCGGAAACTGCTGTGGGCCGAGCGCCTGCTCCGGTGGCTGGAAATGCGACGTGAGGAGGAGTTCGGCCTCCTCGATGGCCGCCGCGGACGCATCGAATTGCCGTGGCTGGCCGGCAGGTAG